In Candidatus Binataceae bacterium, the genomic stretch GCGTCCTCTGTCGGGTCGAGGAGGCCTGCGCTCTGCGCGCGTCGCAAGACTTCGTAGATCGCGGATTCCTGCCAACCGATTCCGTTCGCGATCGTGCGGGCGATCGCGTCGCCGACGCCCGGGCATTCCAGCGCCGTATTGGTCTGCAGGCATCCGCGCGGCCATCGCAGATCGCTTGTGCGTGAGATAATCGCTTCCAGCATCCGCTCGATCGCGCGGCGCGGGTCTGGATCTTCGAGGGCCGCGAACATCGGCGCGGCGAACTCCCTCCCATAACGTTCGAGCGCCGCAAGGAACAGACTGCGCTTGTTACCGAAGGTG encodes the following:
- a CDS encoding TetR/AcrR family transcriptional regulator is translated as MKKFDRDEVLGRAMTLFWQRGYAATSIGDLVHAMGINRGSIYATFGNKRSLFLAALERYGREFAAPMFAALEDPDPRRAIERMLEAIISRTSDLRWPRGCLQTNTALECPGVGDAIARTIANGIGWQESAIYEVLRRAQSAGLLDPTEDARGLARFFVAVAQGMNVVNKATGDTTMLNDMVKAAMSVWKRPAQNVAAG